The Triticum aestivum cultivar Chinese Spring chromosome 7B, IWGSC CS RefSeq v2.1, whole genome shotgun sequence genome window below encodes:
- the LOC123157615 gene encoding uncharacterized protein codes for MAGFLALWRSAGVPRYLAVFRHFFLLSVLNHKHRKGWYFFRPREGTGLRFTGMPNPTSIAIKDWKRDRCSPLRKTNRRPSCCAFTGASQQQQPCRRHDSDHCIPAAAAAAIYSYYSQFQRHGSRCPRHDKGYARGEGGRASIGVSVGRESRAGQQRSFVRGEEGSGGSVCGQGGRATKKRIREEARGKEEVPPLSALNTPLSSVWSPPPGFSGKSQHIPSRHDGDSADWMAARELLQGAVAPPLERAFAANAPSEVVKSTYAAILQAANYASFSFRHALELEEKLAGRERKAAALREQLEEAKPSSQRRSRRQRRSRQRRGTSWRRPKATLPWRSGLGRRRPSSPRRRRRR; via the exons ATGGCCGGCTTCCTCGCGCTCTGGCGCTCCGCCGGCGTGCCGCGGTACCTCGCGGTGTTCCGGCATTTCTTCCTGCTGTCCGTCCTCAACCACAAGCACAGAAAAGGCTGGTACTTTTTCCGACCCAGGGAGGGCACCGGCTTGCGCTTCACGGGGATGCCCAACCCGACCTCCATTGCTATCAAGGACTGGAAGCGCga CCGGTGCTCACCGCTCAGGAAAACAAATCGGCGGCCAAGTTGCTGCGCGTTTACGGGGGCGTCTCAGCAGCAGCAACCTTGCCGCCGCCATGATAGCGACCACtgcatccccgccgccgccgccgccgccatctactCCTACTACTCCCAGTTCCAAAG GCATGGATCCCGCTGTCCACGACATGATAAAGGCTATGCTCGCGGAGAAGGCGGCCGCGCAAGCATCGGCGTCAGCGTCGGCCGTGAAAGCCGAGCCGGGCAGCAACGCAGCTTTGTGCGGGGAGAAGAGGGGTCTGGAGGAAGTGTTTGCGGCCAAGGCGGCCGCGCAACGAAGAAGAGGATTCGGGAGGAAGCTAGGGGCAAGGAGGAGGTTCCGCCTCTTTCGGCGCTGAACACGCCGCTTTCCAGCGTGTGGTCGCCACCGCCGGGCTTCTCCGGGAAGTCACAGCACATTCCCAGCAGGCACGACGGAGATAGCGCGGACTGGATGGCTGCACGTGAGCTGCTCCAGGGCGCCGTCGCGCCGCCGCTGGAGCGCGCGTTCGCGGCGAACGCGCCTTCCGAGGTCGTCAAGTCGACCTACGCTGCGATTCTGCAG GCCGCGAACTACGCGTCGTTCTCCTTCCGCCACGCGCTGGAGCTGGAGGAGAAGCTTGCTGGCAGGGAGCGCAAGGCCGCGGCGCTGCGGGAGCAGCTGGAGGAGGCAAAGCCGAGCTCgcagcggcgaagcaggcggcagaggaggagcaggcaaaGGCGAGGGACGAGCTGGAGAAGGCCAAAGGCGACGCTGCCGTGGCGAAGCGGGCTGGGGAGGCGCAGGCCGAGCTCGccgcggcgacggcggaggcggtga